A genomic window from Pecten maximus chromosome 6, xPecMax1.1, whole genome shotgun sequence includes:
- the LOC117329202 gene encoding heat shock 70 kDa protein 12A-like: MASNTVVSSDDEDSNTMEDAGPSSENNSEATLAYMVAAIDFGTTYSGVAYSFKHEYKRDKMIIHCHKSISKNAAALTSLKVPTILLLTPDEKFEAFGFEAEEAYSHLVDSNAHFNWHYFKHFKMNLHKPPVKLSRETKIKDDQDQEVLALTVFSESIKYFKKKLHDSLKNAAIKPTDDTITWVLTVPAIWDNTAKQFMREAAVLAGIKDEHLKFALEPEAASVYCKEIHVQRKTGDEGDAFLTSYDPGTKYMVADLGGGTADFTVREVMSDGSLQEVLCASGEAWGGMTVNMEFWKFIEQLVGEDQMKEAFAECKAEQLDLERAIEQQKRDLKGDGDGSDIGIRLSLGGLNEYVEDGSAKKLQNTIKKGKLAIKNGRVKIPVSKVKDFFEPSVKNIQEHFVKLFKKEETQGVHNVILVGGFSESKIIQEAVKTILTGKRVVIPQDCGLAVLKGAVLYGHNPGIVSARISRFTYGTEVRRYFLKNFDDEKMRDKRHPDYCKEVFNKLVEKDTLVYVGQTVETEVYPLTPDMTGMTICMYYSDEKDPKYTTGCHYLGKMLVEMPDTTGGMDRKVVVSLHFGKTELVFEGRDETSKKTVSVKLDTLENEAIRK; the protein is encoded by the exons ATGGCCAgtaatacagttgtttcatctGATGATGAAGATAGCAATACTATGGAAGATGCTGGACCCAGCTCAGAGAATAATTCTGAAGCAACACTAGCTTACATGGTGGCTGCTATTGATTTTGGAACAACCTACTCTGGTGTGGCATATTCCTTTAAACACGAATATAAAAGAGATAAGATGATCATTCATTGTCACAAATCAATTTCAAAGAATGCAGCTGCACTTACTTCCTTGAAAGTACCAACAATTCTGCTGTTGACACCGGATGAAAAATTTGAAGCATTTGGGTTTGAAGCGGAGGAAGCATACTCTCATTTGGTTGATAGCAATGCCCACTTTAATTGGCACTACTTCAAGCATTTCAAGATGAATCTTCACAAACCACCG GTGAAACTTTCACGGGAGACAAAGATAAAAGATGATCAGGATCAGGAAGTCCTCGCCCTCACAGTGTTTTCAGAGTCtattaaatatttcaagaaaaaGCTCCATGATTCACTGAAGAATGCAGCCATTAAGCCGACAGATGACACCATCACCTGGGTACTGACTGTGCCTGCTATCTGGGACAACACTGCTAAACAGTTTATGAGAGAGGCTGCTGTCCTG GCTGGCATAAAGGATGAACACTTGAAGTTTGCACTCGAACCAGAGGCTGCCTCAGTTTACTGCAAGGAAATCCATGTTCAGCGCAAAACAGGAGATGAAGGCGATGCCTTTCTCacctcatatgatcctggcaCAAAGTATATGGTGGCTGACCTTGGCG GTGGGACTGCAGATTTCACTGTGAGAGAAGTGATGTCGGACGGATCTCTCCAGGAGGTGTTGTGTGCCTCTGGTGAAGCATGGGGAGGAATGACTGTCAATATGGAATTCTGGAAGTTCATTGAGCAACTTGTAGGTGAAGACCAGATGAAGGAAGCCTTTGCCGAGTGCAAAGCAGAGCAGTTAGATCTTGAAAGAGCAATCGAACAACAAAAACGTGATCTTAAGGGTGATGGAGATGGGAGCGACATTGGAATTCGACTAAGTCTGGGAGGTTTGAATGAATATGTTGAAGACGGATCTGCTAAGAAATTACAAAACActataaaaaaaggaaaactggCTATCAAAAATGGTAGGGTCAAAATACCAGTGTCAAAAGTTAAAGATTTTTTTGAGCCTTCTGTGAAAAATATACAGgaacattttgtaaaattatttaaGAAGGAGGAGACCCAGGGAGTCCACAATGTGATATTGGTGGGAGGGTTTTCTGAGAGTAAAATAATACAAGAGGCGGTGAAAACAATACTGACAGGGAAGCGGGTGGTCATTCCCCAGGATTGTGGACTAGCAGTGCTAAAGGGGGCAGTCTTGTATGGACATAACCCAGGGATTGTTTCCGCACGCATTAGCAGGTTCACCTATGGCACAGAGGTACGCAGATACTTCTTAAAAAACTTTGATGATGAGAAAATGCGTGACAAAAGACATCCAGATTATTGTAAGGAAGTCTTCAACAAGCTTGTAGAGAAGGACACACTGGTATATGTTGGTCAGACTGTCGAGACCGAAGTCTATCCTCTGACGCCCGATATGACTGGAATGACCATTTGCATGTATTATTCCGATGAGAAAGATCCCAAATACACCACAGGCTGTCATTACTTGGGTAAAATGCTTGTTGAAATGCCAGACACCACTGGTGGCATGGATAGGAAGGTGGTGGTCAGTCTGCACTTCGGCAAAACAGAGTTAGTCTTTGAGGGGAGAGACGAGACAAGCAAAAAGACTGTTTCAGTCAAGCTAGACACTCTTGAAAATGAGGCAATACGGAAATGA
- the LOC117329203 gene encoding endo-1,6-beta-D-glucanase neg1-like translates to MAQTKSASLILLLMLCIGKTACLSGSMRGWLTTGDQRNLLRQLSTIHASTGGGRGVHINIDRTRRYQTMEGFGAALTSSAAYVIHNSPEYDEIVNELFSPYAGIGISYIRLPMGASDIQAEAPYTYADTAWDFNLDHFSIDKDRHFIIPVIKKALRVNPSLKIMGTPWTAPAWMKTSNRLQGGQLKRDANINDAYAKYFLKFIQEYQREGINITAVTVQNEPLNGNDQYPTMEMSWQQESEFVKHHLGPVFRSNNIKTKILLYDHNWDNTDYANNILDDHDTSQYVSGVAWHCYGGDKNAPLQVHNRHPNVDMYFSECSGGTWASDFSGNLMWNAETLFIAQPRAWTKTVLLWNLALDENHGPHVQTNGGCKTCRGALTVQSRGGYTKEVEFYLIGHLSKFVKPGAVRIDSNTGQNINTVAFQNSDGSVAVLVQNSDSNSKDVTVQVDNDNSRSYIYNMPGHAIATFLL, encoded by the exons ATGGCGCAGACCAAGTCAG CAAGCCTAATCCTCCTGTTGATGTTGTGTATTGGGAAGACAGCATGTCTGTCTGGATCCATGCGCGGATGGCTGACGACAGGGGACCAGAGAAACCTCTTACGTCAGCTCTCCACAATACACGCTAGCACAGGAGGAGGAAGGGGCGTTCATATCAACATTGACAGGACAAGGCGGTACCAGACCATGGAGGGATTTGGTGCGGCACTCACGAGCTCAGCCGCTTATGTCATTCACAACAGCCCCGAATACGATGAAATCGTCAATGAACTATTTAGTCCATATGCTGGAATTG GTATCAGCTACATTCGGTTGCCGATGGGAGCATCCGACATCCAGGCAGAAGCACCTTACACATACGCCGATACTGCCTGGGACTTCAATCTCGACCACTTCAGCATAGACAAGGATCGTCATTTCATTATTCCTGTTATTAAGAAAGCACTCCGGGTTAACCCAAGTTTGAAGATTATGGGAACTCCCTGGACTGCCCCGGCGTGGATGAAAACTAGCAACAGACTTCAGGGTGGTCAACTGAAGAGGGATGCTAACATCAATGACGCTTACGCAAAGTACTTCCTTAAATTCATTCAGGAATATCAGAGGGAGGGCATTAACATAACCGCGGTTACAGTCCAGAACGAACCGCTCAATGGTAACGACCAGTACCCTACCATGGAAATGTCATGGCAACAGGAGAGCGAGTTCGTGAAGCATCACCTCGGTCCCGTATTCCGATccaacaacattaaaacaaagatcCTTCTTTACGACCACAACTGGGACAACACGGATTATGCAAATAATATTCTAGATGATCATGATACAAGTCAGTACGTATCGGGAGTAGCATGGCATTGTTATGGTGGCGACAAGAATGCACCTCTTCAGGTGCATAACAGACACCCAAATGTCGACATGTACTTCTCCGAATGTTCTGGCGGTACTTGGGCTTCTGATTTCAGCGGCAACTTGATGTGGAACGCCGAAACATTATTTATCGCACAGCCTCGCGCGTGGACAAAGACCGTCTTGCTATGGAATCTTGCACTAGACGAGAACCATGGTCCGCACGTGCAGACAAATGGTGGTTGCAAGACATGTAGGGGTGCGCTCACAGTGCAGTCACGCGGGGGTTACACCAAAGAAGTAGAATTCTACCTTATTGGCCATCTCAGCAAGTTCGTCAAACCTGGCGCCGTCCGGATTGACTCCAACACTGGTCAGAACATCAACACTGTTGCTTTCCAGAATTCTGATGGTTCAGTGGCCGTGCTTGTGCAGAATTCTGATTCCAATTCCAAGGATGTAACGGTACAAGTGGACAATGACAACAGTCGATCGTACATTTATAACATGCCTGGTCACGCGATCGCCACATTCCTCCTCTAA
- the LOC117330093 gene encoding uncharacterized protein DKFZp434B061-like, whose amino-acid sequence MAYQHSSDLIRCQIRSRHKSQTKYNIWIQYSVTEQSPIQNYYCTCPTGQRTVGCDFQATPVGCDIRATPLGCDLRATPLACDIRATSVGCDILATPVGCDLRATPSGCDIRGTPVGCDLRGTPVGCDLRATPVGCHLRATPTGCGLRATPVGCDLRATPVGCDLQTTPAGCDIRANPSGCDLRATPVGCDLRATPVGCDLRATPVGSTPLGCDIRATPVGCDLRGTPVGCDLRGTPVGCDLRATPSGCDLRDTPVGCDLRATPTGCDLRVTPVGCDLRVTPVGCDLRATPVGCDLRATPVGCDLRATPVGCDLLATPVGCDIRATPVGCDLRATPVGCDLRATPVGCDLRATPVGCDLRATPVGCDLRATSVGCELRATSVGCDLRATLVGCDLRATPLACDIRATPLGCDLRATPVGCDLRVTPVGCDLRATQVGCDLRATPTGCDLRATPVGCDLRATPVGCDLRATPVGFDL is encoded by the exons ATGGCATACCAGCACTCTTCTGACCTGATTCGATGTCAAATCCGATCTCGTCATAAATCGCAAACGAAATACAACATATGGATCCAGTACTCAGTTACCGAACAATCACCAATACAGAATTACTACTGTACGTGTCCAACCGGTCAGAGGACTGTTG GATGTGATTTCCAAGCCACTCCAGTAGGATGTGATATCCGAGCCACTCCACTAGGATGTGATCTCCGAGCCACACCACTAGCATGTGATATCCGAGCCACTTCAGTAGGATGTGATATCCTAGCCACTCCAGTAGGATGTGATCTCCGAGCCACTCCATCAGGATGTGATATCCGAGGCACTCCAGTAGGATGTGATCTCCGAGGCACTCCAGTAGGATGTGATCTCCGAGCCACTCCAGTAGGATGTCATCTCCGAGCCACTCCAACAGGATGTGGTCTCCGAGCCACTCCAGTAGGATGTGATCTCCGAGCCACACCAGTAGGATGTGATCTCCAAACCACTCCAGCAGGATGTGATATCCGAGCCAATCCATCAGGATGTGATCTCCGAGCCACTCCAGTAGGATGTGATCTCCGAGCCACTCCAGTAGGATGTGATCTCCGAGCCACACCAGTAGGAT CCACTCCACTAGGATGTGATATCCGAGCCACTCCAGTAGGATGTGATCTCCGAGGCACTCCAGTAGGATGTGATCTCCGAGGCACTCCAGTAGGATGTGATCTCCGAGCCACTCCATCAGGATGTGATCTCCGTGACACTCCAGTAGGATGTGATCTCCGAGCCACTCCAACAGGATGTGATCTCCGAGTCACACCAGTAGGATGTGATCTCCGAGTCACACCAGTAGGATGTGATCTCCGAGCCACTCCAGTAGGATGTGATCTCCGAGCCACTCCAGTAGGATGTGATCTCCGAGCCACACCAGTAGGTTGTGATCTCCTAGCCACACCAGTAGGATGTGATATCCGAGCCACTCCAGTAGGATGTGATCTCCGAGCCACACCAGTAGGATGTGATCTCCGAGCCACACCAGTAGGATGTGATCTCCGAGCCACACCAGTAGGATGTGATCTCCGAGCCACTCCAGTAGGATGTGATCTCCGAGCCACCTCAGTAGGATGTGAACTCCGAGCCACCTCAGTAGGATGTGATCTCCGAGCCACTCTAGTAGGATGTGATCTCCGAGCCACTCCACTAGCATGTGATATCCGAGCCACTCCACTAGGATGTGATCTCCGAGCCACACCAGTAGGATGTGATCTCCGAGTCACACCAGTAGGATGTGATCTCCGAGCAACTCAGGTAGGATGTGATCTCCGAGCCACTCCAACAGGATGTGATCTCCGAGCAACTCCAGTAGGGTGTGATCTCCGAGCCACACCAGTAGGATGTGATCTCCGAGCTACACCAGTAGGATTTGATCTCTGA